A genome region from Bufo gargarizans isolate SCDJY-AF-19 chromosome 2, ASM1485885v1, whole genome shotgun sequence includes the following:
- the LOC122928080 gene encoding phosphate carrier protein, mitochondrial-like isoform X2, with amino-acid sequence MYSTVAQLARVNPFSAPHFQLGQENVTLRKSSTPQVQPVRRLAAAAAPDEEYSCAYGSGKFFVLCGFGGIISCGTTHTAVVPLDLVKCRIQVDPKKYKSIFNGFSVTLKEDGVRGLAKGWAPTFIGYSMQGLCKFGFYEVFKVLYSNLLGEENSYLWRTSLYLAASASAEFFADIALAPMEAAKVRIQTQPGYANTLREAAPKMYAEEGVWAFYKGVVPLWMRQIPYTMMKFACFERTVEALYKYVVPKPRSECSKGEQLVVTFVAGYIAGVFCAIVSHPADSVVSVLNKEKGSTALQVLKKLGPKGVWKGLTARIIMIGTLTALQWFIYDSVKVYFRLPRPPPPEMPESLKKKLGLTQ; translated from the exons ATGTACTCCACCGTTGCCCAGTTGGCCCGGGTGAACCCTTTCAGTGCTCCACATTTTCAATTGGGACAGGAGAATGTGACTTTAAGGAAGAGCAGCACCCCCCAGGTCCAGCCAGTTCGCCGCCTTGCTGCCGCTGCTGCACCGGATG AGGAATATAGCTGTGCTTATGGATCGGGGAagttctttgttctgtgtggctTTGGTGGCATCATAAGCTGTGGTACGACACATACTGCAGTGGTCCCGTTAGATCTGGTCAAATGCAGAATACAG GTTGATCCCAAAAAGTACAAGAGCATTTTCAACGGCTTTTCTGTAACACTGAAGGAAGATGGAGTCCGTGGCCTTGCTAAAGGATGGGCCCCTACATTCATTGGTTATTCAATGCAAGGATTATGCAAGTTTGGATTCTATGAAGTTTTCAAAGTCTTGTATTCTAACCTTCTTGGTGAG GAAAATTCCTATTTGTGGCGCACATCCCTGTACCTGGCTGCGTCTGCCAGCGCTGAGTTCTTTGCAGATATTGCTTTGGCTCCAATGGAAGCTGCAAAAGTTCGTATCCAAACACAGCCAGGATATGCAAACACTCTGCGGGAAGCAGCCCCTAAGATGTATGCCGAAGAAGGAGTTTGGGC GTTCTACAAAGGTGTTGTTCCCCTCTGGATGAGACAGATTCCATACACCATGATGAAGTTTGCCTGCTTTGAGCGTACAGTTGAAGCCCTCTATAAATATGTTGTACCCAAGCCACGCAGTGAATGTTCAAAGGGCGAGCAGCTGGTTGTCACTTTTGTTGCTGGTTATATTG CTGGTGTATTCTGTGCAATTGTGTCCCACCCTGCTGATTCTGTGGTATCCGTGTTGAACAAAGAAAAGGGAAGCACCGCTCTACAAGTCCTTAAGAAGCTCGGACCAAAGG GAGTCTGGAAGGGGCTGACAGCCCGTATTATCATGATTGGTACACTAACTGCTCTGCAATGGTTCATCTATGACTCTGTGAAGGTCTACTTCAGGCTTCCTCGTCCTCCTCCCCCTGAGATGCCAGAGTCTCTGAAGAAGAAGCTTGGCCTCACCCAGTAA
- the LOC122928080 gene encoding phosphate carrier protein, mitochondrial-like isoform X1, whose protein sequence is MYSTVAQLARVNPFSAPHFQLGQENVTLRKSSTPQVQPVRRLAAAAAPDGDYSCEYGSSQFYAMCGFGGILSCGLTHTAVVPLDLVKCRIQVDPKKYKSIFNGFSVTLKEDGVRGLAKGWAPTFIGYSMQGLCKFGFYEVFKVLYSNLLGEENSYLWRTSLYLAASASAEFFADIALAPMEAAKVRIQTQPGYANTLREAAPKMYAEEGVWAFYKGVVPLWMRQIPYTMMKFACFERTVEALYKYVVPKPRSECSKGEQLVVTFVAGYIAGVFCAIVSHPADSVVSVLNKEKGSTALQVLKKLGPKGVWKGLTARIIMIGTLTALQWFIYDSVKVYFRLPRPPPPEMPESLKKKLGLTQ, encoded by the exons ATGTACTCCACCGTTGCCCAGTTGGCCCGGGTGAACCCTTTCAGTGCTCCACATTTTCAATTGGGACAGGAGAATGTGACTTTAAGGAAGAGCAGCACCCCCCAGGTCCAGCCAGTTCGCCGCCTTGCTGCCGCTGCTGCACCGGATG GAGATTACAGTTGTGAATATGGCTCCTCACAGTTTTATGCAATGTGTGGCTTTGGTGGCATCCTCAGTTGTGGTTTAACACACACTGCAGTGGTACCTCTGGATTTGGTGAAGTGTCGCATTCAG GTTGATCCCAAAAAGTACAAGAGCATTTTCAACGGCTTTTCTGTAACACTGAAGGAAGATGGAGTCCGTGGCCTTGCTAAAGGATGGGCCCCTACATTCATTGGTTATTCAATGCAAGGATTATGCAAGTTTGGATTCTATGAAGTTTTCAAAGTCTTGTATTCTAACCTTCTTGGTGAG GAAAATTCCTATTTGTGGCGCACATCCCTGTACCTGGCTGCGTCTGCCAGCGCTGAGTTCTTTGCAGATATTGCTTTGGCTCCAATGGAAGCTGCAAAAGTTCGTATCCAAACACAGCCAGGATATGCAAACACTCTGCGGGAAGCAGCCCCTAAGATGTATGCCGAAGAAGGAGTTTGGGC GTTCTACAAAGGTGTTGTTCCCCTCTGGATGAGACAGATTCCATACACCATGATGAAGTTTGCCTGCTTTGAGCGTACAGTTGAAGCCCTCTATAAATATGTTGTACCCAAGCCACGCAGTGAATGTTCAAAGGGCGAGCAGCTGGTTGTCACTTTTGTTGCTGGTTATATTG CTGGTGTATTCTGTGCAATTGTGTCCCACCCTGCTGATTCTGTGGTATCCGTGTTGAACAAAGAAAAGGGAAGCACCGCTCTACAAGTCCTTAAGAAGCTCGGACCAAAGG GAGTCTGGAAGGGGCTGACAGCCCGTATTATCATGATTGGTACACTAACTGCTCTGCAATGGTTCATCTATGACTCTGTGAAGGTCTACTTCAGGCTTCCTCGTCCTCCTCCCCCTGAGATGCCAGAGTCTCTGAAGAAGAAGCTTGGCCTCACCCAGTAA